A single Lolium perenne isolate Kyuss_39 chromosome 6, Kyuss_2.0, whole genome shotgun sequence DNA region contains:
- the LOC139832425 gene encoding uncharacterized protein encodes MVARPWTPLRAKAGSFRGTTGLVVVAFGYITRIMAGDAVVWQILAGRKGGSGGKTRGCLFSPARINEDHSLELPGLGNQPAMIGLLELQREEGPDILFLSETKLDRGELEKTRVRLNMKHMEVRDCEGRCGGLAIFWKEGVQLFVKPTMSRYHIDADVISEDGFKWRLTGLYGESKSGEKDKTWKLLRMLHGHSSLPWLCLGDFNEVLFPSEKQGGQAKSQACMEKFREALEFCGLDDLGYSGDPYTWRNNSLDASMYIRERLDRAVASMDWRLHFPGYKVINGDPRHSDHRPIIVLLEPEIQQRSYSVAEQPKFEARWLEEGDCEDVVKNAWSLAILSGDSMVAEAIRCVGRDLHYWSKEVLGDLKNRIKKTKKDLARCRKENICQAQVDKEHLLKYKLSKLQDQKNIYWKQGAHAHWLKDGDQNTSFFHACASERKRTNLIKRLKNDSGGVVEGEEELKSFIANYYQSLFVSSAGVGEDELLTSVPTLVTTEMQAHLSKEFCLDDINDALNSIGDLKAPGPDGMPAIFYKRF; translated from the exons ATGGTGGCGCGCCCATGGACTCCCCTTCGCGCGAAGGCGGGGTCCTTCAGGGGGACGACAGGTCTGGTGGTGGTGGCCTTCGGCTACATCACCCGGATCATGGCGGGGGACGCGGTGGTGTGGCAGATCTTGGCGGGGAGGAAGGGCGGCAGCGGTGGTAAG ACGCGGGGCTGCCTATTCAGCCCTGCAAGGATCAATGAGGATCATAGCTTGGAATTGCCGGGGCTTGGGAACCAGCcggcaatgattggcctgctggaGCTCCAGCGGGAAGAAGGGCCCGATATTCTCTTTCTGTCGGAGACAAAGCTTGACAGAGGGGAGTTGGAGAAGACTAGAGTTCGTTTAAATATGAAACACATGGAAGTTCGTGATTGCGAAGGCCGTTGTGGGGGCCTAGCGATCTTTTGGAAGGAGGGGGTGCAGCTGTTTGTCAAGCCTACGATGTCTCGGTATCATATTGATGCGGACGTCATAAGCGAGGATGGTTTCAAGTGGAGATTGACTGGTCTTTATGGTGAGTCCAAGTCTGGGGAAAAGGACAAGACCTGGAAGCTTCTCCGGATGCTCCATGGCCACTCTTCCCTCCCCTGGCTTTGTCTGGGGGATTTCAACGAGGTTCTCTTTCCGAGTGAGAAGCAGGGCGGGCAGGCAAAATCTCAAGCCTGCATGGAAAAATTTAGGGAAGCTCTCGAGTTTTGTGGACTGGATGATCTGGGGTACTCGGGTGACCCCTATACGTGGCGCAACAACAGCCTAGATGCCAGTATGTATATTAGAGAGAGACTGGACAGGGCTGTGGCTAGTATGGATTGGAGGCTGCACTTCCCTGGTTACAAAGTCATCAATGGCGACCCACGCCACTCGGACCATAGGCCTATCATTGTGTTGCTGGAACCTGAAATCCAGCAGAGAAGTTACTCGGTGGCGGAGCAACCAAAGTTTGAGGCTAGGTGGTTGGAGGAGGGGGACTGCGAAGATGTCGTGAAGAATGCCTGGTCCCTGGCTATTCTTTCAGGGGACTCCATGGTTGCGGAGGCCATCAGGTGTGTTGGTCGTGACCTCCACTACTGGAGCAAGGAGGTGCTAGGAGACCTGAAGAATCGGATAAAGAAGACAAAGAAGGACCTCGCTCGGTGCAGAAAGGAAAATATCTGCCAGGCCCAGGTCGACAAGGAGCACTTGCTAAAATATAAGCTGAGCAAGCTTCAAGACCAAAAGAATATTTACTGGAAGCAGGGTGCCCATGCCCACTGGCTCAAAGATGGGGACCAGAATACAAGTTTCTTTCATGCGTGTGCCTCTGAGAGGAAAAGAACAAATCTGATTAAAAGGCTTAAAAATGATTCTGGGGGTGTGGTGGAGGGAGAAGAGGAGCTGAAGAGCTTTATAGCTAACTATTATCAGTCACTTTTTGTGTCTAGCGCAGGTGTTGGGGAGGATGAGCTGCTGACAAGCGTTCCCACGCTGGTCACTACCGAAATGCAGGCACATCTCTCCAAAGAATTCTGTCTGGACGATATCAATGATGCCCTCAACTCTATTGGGGACCTCAAGGCCCCAGGGCCTGATGGCATGCCAGCGATTTTCTACAAGAGATTCTAG
- the LOC127307644 gene encoding rab GTPase-activating protein 22 isoform X2, with amino-acid sequence MSQPRRPSSTAGGDSIRSWIMCGGHLQRGVGSLVREHPCGGGPDPYYLKGGKMLRPEKWNACFDTEGRVTGFHKTLKFIVLGGMDPSIRAEVWEFLLGCYSLSSTTEYRRKLRAARREKYQCLVKQCKSMHPSIGTGELAYAVGSKLMDVRTTSKETDCREEVSTSQRAVNSCLSDSGDCSDMGEPRYDSETFMEYPSLPAANLFSKASGDANGIDESLCSFPVPEDRLRQRDERMHSFQINNNIDLIIESNPSDLFRASNSDSAIFHSDAFKQDRWLDDTTGYNSEIVVDSLKISDAPEADFVHVTNSDSPVTNKDRVAEWLWTLHRIVVDVVRTDSHLDFYTESRNMARMSDILAVYAWVDPSTGYCQGMSDLLSPFVVLYEDDADAFWCFEMLLRRMRENFQIEGPTRVMKQLESLWKIVELSDTELFEHLSAIGAESLHFAFRMLLVLFRRELSFEESLSMWEMMWAADFNEDAIRNLEENCLEPLLVDAKKDLSCEVKEEHRVNKFTRRKSKSRRFYRRNGEMRGSCNHGVKSSTQNPLCGLSGATIWARHQQTHHLSTNVLTKNGDNELPIFCVAAILIINRHKIIRGTHSIDDTIKMFNDNILKINVKRCVRMAVKLRKKYLHKSLKGGLE; translated from the exons ATGTCCCAGCCCCGCAGGCCCAGCAGTACTGCCGGCGGGGATTCCATCAGGTCATGGATCATGTGCGGCGGCCACCTCCAgcgcggcgtcggctccctcgtCCGCGAACACCCCTGCGGCGGGGGCCCCGACCCCTACTACCTCAAG GGGGGCAAGATGCTCAGGCCAGAGAAATGGAACGCTTGCTTCGATACCGAAGGAAGGGTCACAGGGTTCCATAAGACCCTAAAGTTCATCGTCTTGGGA GGTATGGATCCCTCTATCCGAGCAGAAGTTTGGGAATTCCTTCTTGGATGCTATTCCTTAAGTAGCACAACAGAGTATAGGAGGAAACTAAGAGCTGCTCGAAG GGAGAAATATCAGTGTTTAGTTAAGCAGTGCAAGAGTATGCACCCAAGCATTGGTACAGGTGAGCTCGCATATGCTGTTGGCTCGAAGCTGATGGATGTCAGGACTACGTCGAAAGAAACCGACTGTAGAGAAGAAGTTAGCACAAGTCAACGAG CGGTGAATAGTTGCTTGTCAGACTCTGGGGATTGCAGCGACATGGGCGAACCAAGATATGACAGTGAGACCTTCATGGAGTATCCCTCCCTGCCTGCTGCAAACTTGTTCTCAAAGGCTAGCGGGGATGCCAATGGAATCGACGAAAGCCTTTGCAGTTTCCCGGTTCCTGAAGATAGGTTAAGGCAACGTGACGAACGCATGCACAGCTTCCAAATCAATAATAACATAGATCTCATTATAGAGTCCAATCCCAGTGATCTGTTCCGGGCTAGCAACAGTGACTCAGCCATCTTTCACTCAGACGCGTTCAAACAGGATAGATGGTTAGACGATACTACTGGCTACAACAGTGAAATAGTAGTAGATTCTTTGAAGATATCTGATGCACCAGAAGCAGATTTTGTCCATGTAACCAACTCCGACAGTCCGGTTACCAACAAAGACAGAGTCGCCGAATGGCTGTGGACACTTCACAGAATTG TGGTAGATGTTGTCAGAACAGATAGCCATCTTGATTTCTATACAGAATCGAGAAATATGGCTAGGATGTCGGATATACTTGCGGTTTATGCATGGGTTGATCCTTCCACTGGATACTGCCAAG GTATGAGCGATCTGCTTTCCCCTTTTGTTGTCCTATACGAGGATGATGCAGATGCCTTTTGGTGTTTTGAGATGCTACTGAGAAGGATG CGTGAAAATTTCCAGATCGAGGGACCAACAAGAGTTATGAAGCAATTGGAATCATTGTGGAAGATAGTGGAATTGTCAGATACGGAGTTATTTGAGCATTTATCAGCAATTGGTGCTGAAAGCCTTCATTTTGCTTTCCGGATGCTGCTAGTGCTTTTTCGTCGAGAGCTATCTTTTGAGGAGTCGCTCAGCATGTGGGAG ATGATGTGGGCTGCTGATTTTAACGAAGACGCAATCAGGAATTTAGAAGAGAACTGCCTAgaaccgttgctagtagatgcaaaGAAGGATTTGTCATGCGAGGTCAAAGAAGAGCACCGGGTGAACAAGTTCACTAGAAGAAAATCCAAAAGCAGGAGATTCTATCGTAGAAACGGTGAAATGCGTGGGTCTTGCAACCATGGAGTGAAGTCTAGCACACAAAATCCTCTGTGTGGCTTGTCAGGTGCTACCATCTGGGCAAGGCATCAGCAGACGCATCATTTGAGCACAAATGTTTTGACAAAGAATGGAGACAATGAACTGCCTATATTCTGTGTTGCAGCAATTCTGATAATCAATCGACACAAGATTATCAGAGGTACACACTCGATAGATGATACTATCAAG ATGTTCAATGACAATATACTGAAGATTAATGTGAAAAGATGTGTGCGCATGGCTGTCAAGTTGAGGAAGAAGTACTTGCACAAG TCGCTTAAAGGAGGTCTGGAGTAG
- the LOC127307644 gene encoding rab GTPase-activating protein 22 isoform X1: MSQPRRPSSTAGGDSIRSWIMCGGHLQRGVGSLVREHPCGGGPDPYYLKGGKMLRPEKWNACFDTEGRVTGFHKTLKFIVLGGMDPSIRAEVWEFLLGCYSLSSTTEYRRKLRAARREKYQCLVKQCKSMHPSIGTGELAYAVGSKLMDVRTTSKETDCREEVSTSQRGTKHTPGSTVENSNLNYDSGGTPLSQERNSCSKSVELVGFKVHNDSSAYNSSKLMVSSTAVNSCLSDSGDCSDMGEPRYDSETFMEYPSLPAANLFSKASGDANGIDESLCSFPVPEDRLRQRDERMHSFQINNNIDLIIESNPSDLFRASNSDSAIFHSDAFKQDRWLDDTTGYNSEIVVDSLKISDAPEADFVHVTNSDSPVTNKDRVAEWLWTLHRIVVDVVRTDSHLDFYTESRNMARMSDILAVYAWVDPSTGYCQGMSDLLSPFVVLYEDDADAFWCFEMLLRRMRENFQIEGPTRVMKQLESLWKIVELSDTELFEHLSAIGAESLHFAFRMLLVLFRRELSFEESLSMWEMMWAADFNEDAIRNLEENCLEPLLVDAKKDLSCEVKEEHRVNKFTRRKSKSRRFYRRNGEMRGSCNHGVKSSTQNPLCGLSGATIWARHQQTHHLSTNVLTKNGDNELPIFCVAAILIINRHKIIRGTHSIDDTIKMFNDNILKINVKRCVRMAVKLRKKYLHKSLKGGLE; encoded by the exons ATGTCCCAGCCCCGCAGGCCCAGCAGTACTGCCGGCGGGGATTCCATCAGGTCATGGATCATGTGCGGCGGCCACCTCCAgcgcggcgtcggctccctcgtCCGCGAACACCCCTGCGGCGGGGGCCCCGACCCCTACTACCTCAAG GGGGGCAAGATGCTCAGGCCAGAGAAATGGAACGCTTGCTTCGATACCGAAGGAAGGGTCACAGGGTTCCATAAGACCCTAAAGTTCATCGTCTTGGGA GGTATGGATCCCTCTATCCGAGCAGAAGTTTGGGAATTCCTTCTTGGATGCTATTCCTTAAGTAGCACAACAGAGTATAGGAGGAAACTAAGAGCTGCTCGAAG GGAGAAATATCAGTGTTTAGTTAAGCAGTGCAAGAGTATGCACCCAAGCATTGGTACAGGTGAGCTCGCATATGCTGTTGGCTCGAAGCTGATGGATGTCAGGACTACGTCGAAAGAAACCGACTGTAGAGAAGAAGTTAGCACAAGTCAACGAGGTACAAAACACACACCTGGCAGCACAGTAGAAAATTCTAACTTAAATTATGACTCTGGTGGCACACCACTGTCACAAGAAAGAAACAGCTGTAGCAAATCGGTTGAACTAGTTGGTTTCAAAGTACATAATGATAGCTCTGCATATAATTCTTCCAAATTAATGGTATCATCCACAGCGGTGAATAGTTGCTTGTCAGACTCTGGGGATTGCAGCGACATGGGCGAACCAAGATATGACAGTGAGACCTTCATGGAGTATCCCTCCCTGCCTGCTGCAAACTTGTTCTCAAAGGCTAGCGGGGATGCCAATGGAATCGACGAAAGCCTTTGCAGTTTCCCGGTTCCTGAAGATAGGTTAAGGCAACGTGACGAACGCATGCACAGCTTCCAAATCAATAATAACATAGATCTCATTATAGAGTCCAATCCCAGTGATCTGTTCCGGGCTAGCAACAGTGACTCAGCCATCTTTCACTCAGACGCGTTCAAACAGGATAGATGGTTAGACGATACTACTGGCTACAACAGTGAAATAGTAGTAGATTCTTTGAAGATATCTGATGCACCAGAAGCAGATTTTGTCCATGTAACCAACTCCGACAGTCCGGTTACCAACAAAGACAGAGTCGCCGAATGGCTGTGGACACTTCACAGAATTG TGGTAGATGTTGTCAGAACAGATAGCCATCTTGATTTCTATACAGAATCGAGAAATATGGCTAGGATGTCGGATATACTTGCGGTTTATGCATGGGTTGATCCTTCCACTGGATACTGCCAAG GTATGAGCGATCTGCTTTCCCCTTTTGTTGTCCTATACGAGGATGATGCAGATGCCTTTTGGTGTTTTGAGATGCTACTGAGAAGGATG CGTGAAAATTTCCAGATCGAGGGACCAACAAGAGTTATGAAGCAATTGGAATCATTGTGGAAGATAGTGGAATTGTCAGATACGGAGTTATTTGAGCATTTATCAGCAATTGGTGCTGAAAGCCTTCATTTTGCTTTCCGGATGCTGCTAGTGCTTTTTCGTCGAGAGCTATCTTTTGAGGAGTCGCTCAGCATGTGGGAG ATGATGTGGGCTGCTGATTTTAACGAAGACGCAATCAGGAATTTAGAAGAGAACTGCCTAgaaccgttgctagtagatgcaaaGAAGGATTTGTCATGCGAGGTCAAAGAAGAGCACCGGGTGAACAAGTTCACTAGAAGAAAATCCAAAAGCAGGAGATTCTATCGTAGAAACGGTGAAATGCGTGGGTCTTGCAACCATGGAGTGAAGTCTAGCACACAAAATCCTCTGTGTGGCTTGTCAGGTGCTACCATCTGGGCAAGGCATCAGCAGACGCATCATTTGAGCACAAATGTTTTGACAAAGAATGGAGACAATGAACTGCCTATATTCTGTGTTGCAGCAATTCTGATAATCAATCGACACAAGATTATCAGAGGTACACACTCGATAGATGATACTATCAAG ATGTTCAATGACAATATACTGAAGATTAATGTGAAAAGATGTGTGCGCATGGCTGTCAAGTTGAGGAAGAAGTACTTGCACAAG TCGCTTAAAGGAGGTCTGGAGTAG
- the LOC127307644 gene encoding rab GTPase-activating protein 22 isoform X3, producing MSQPRRPSSTAGGDSIRSWIMCGGHLQRGVGSLVREHPCGGGPDPYYLKGGKMLRPEKWNACFDTEGRVTGFHKTLKFIVLGGMDPSIRAEVWEFLLGCYSLSSTTEYRRKLRAARREKYQCLVKQCKSMHPSIGTGELAYAVGSKLMDVRTTSKETDCREEVSTSQRGTKHTPGSTVENSNLNYDSGGTPLSQERNSCSKSVELVGFKVHNDSSAYNSSKLMVSSTAVNSCLSDSGDCSDMGEPRYDSETFMEYPSLPAANLFSKASGDANGIDESLCSFPVPEDRLRQRDERMHSFQINNNIDLIIESNPSDLFRASNSDSAIFHSDAFKQDRWLDDTTGYNSEIVVDSLKISDAPEADFVHVTNSDSPVTNKDRVAEWLWTLHRIVVDVVRTDSHLDFYTESRNMARMSDILAVYAWVDPSTGYCQGMSDLLSPFVVLYEDDADAFWCFEMLLRRMRENFQIEGPTRVMKQLESLWKIVELSDTELFEHLSAIGAESLHFAFRMLLVLFRRELSFEESLSMWEVCQAFPYVIWTVSSFYIEFFFFGCKNC from the exons ATGTCCCAGCCCCGCAGGCCCAGCAGTACTGCCGGCGGGGATTCCATCAGGTCATGGATCATGTGCGGCGGCCACCTCCAgcgcggcgtcggctccctcgtCCGCGAACACCCCTGCGGCGGGGGCCCCGACCCCTACTACCTCAAG GGGGGCAAGATGCTCAGGCCAGAGAAATGGAACGCTTGCTTCGATACCGAAGGAAGGGTCACAGGGTTCCATAAGACCCTAAAGTTCATCGTCTTGGGA GGTATGGATCCCTCTATCCGAGCAGAAGTTTGGGAATTCCTTCTTGGATGCTATTCCTTAAGTAGCACAACAGAGTATAGGAGGAAACTAAGAGCTGCTCGAAG GGAGAAATATCAGTGTTTAGTTAAGCAGTGCAAGAGTATGCACCCAAGCATTGGTACAGGTGAGCTCGCATATGCTGTTGGCTCGAAGCTGATGGATGTCAGGACTACGTCGAAAGAAACCGACTGTAGAGAAGAAGTTAGCACAAGTCAACGAGGTACAAAACACACACCTGGCAGCACAGTAGAAAATTCTAACTTAAATTATGACTCTGGTGGCACACCACTGTCACAAGAAAGAAACAGCTGTAGCAAATCGGTTGAACTAGTTGGTTTCAAAGTACATAATGATAGCTCTGCATATAATTCTTCCAAATTAATGGTATCATCCACAGCGGTGAATAGTTGCTTGTCAGACTCTGGGGATTGCAGCGACATGGGCGAACCAAGATATGACAGTGAGACCTTCATGGAGTATCCCTCCCTGCCTGCTGCAAACTTGTTCTCAAAGGCTAGCGGGGATGCCAATGGAATCGACGAAAGCCTTTGCAGTTTCCCGGTTCCTGAAGATAGGTTAAGGCAACGTGACGAACGCATGCACAGCTTCCAAATCAATAATAACATAGATCTCATTATAGAGTCCAATCCCAGTGATCTGTTCCGGGCTAGCAACAGTGACTCAGCCATCTTTCACTCAGACGCGTTCAAACAGGATAGATGGTTAGACGATACTACTGGCTACAACAGTGAAATAGTAGTAGATTCTTTGAAGATATCTGATGCACCAGAAGCAGATTTTGTCCATGTAACCAACTCCGACAGTCCGGTTACCAACAAAGACAGAGTCGCCGAATGGCTGTGGACACTTCACAGAATTG TGGTAGATGTTGTCAGAACAGATAGCCATCTTGATTTCTATACAGAATCGAGAAATATGGCTAGGATGTCGGATATACTTGCGGTTTATGCATGGGTTGATCCTTCCACTGGATACTGCCAAG GTATGAGCGATCTGCTTTCCCCTTTTGTTGTCCTATACGAGGATGATGCAGATGCCTTTTGGTGTTTTGAGATGCTACTGAGAAGGATG CGTGAAAATTTCCAGATCGAGGGACCAACAAGAGTTATGAAGCAATTGGAATCATTGTGGAAGATAGTGGAATTGTCAGATACGGAGTTATTTGAGCATTTATCAGCAATTGGTGCTGAAAGCCTTCATTTTGCTTTCCGGATGCTGCTAGTGCTTTTTCGTCGAGAGCTATCTTTTGAGGAGTCGCTCAGCATGTGGGAGGTCTGTCAGGCATTTCCATATGTGATTTGGACGGTTTCTAGTTTCTATATAGAATTTTTTTTCTTTGGATGCAAAAATTGTTAG